The following coding sequences lie in one Streptomyces albofaciens JCM 4342 genomic window:
- a CDS encoding helix-turn-helix transcriptional regulator, with protein sequence MRDSESEEESAREVLARELQRLRSASGKTLAQLSEEVNYDRTYLNRLENGERLSKREVMEALDRAYGTDQLLVGLWKLARRETFPDRYKRFMWYESMATFMHKYMMVMPGLLQTEEYARAVLSSAPTPVNPDELDELVVARMGRQEILSRPEPPSLRVILDESVLRRPLADDGAWQRQLAHLVEPGEAPNITLQVLPLNAGVHDLMGGSLSLLWMADGATVAYLEGNKSGVLIEEAAEVAQYRRSYEQLRDLALQPGDSVTFIKRLLEDSRA encoded by the coding sequence ATGCGCGATTCCGAGTCCGAGGAAGAGTCAGCTCGTGAGGTGCTCGCGAGGGAGCTGCAACGCTTGCGCAGCGCTTCGGGGAAAACGCTGGCTCAGTTGTCCGAGGAGGTCAACTACGACCGGACGTACTTGAATCGCCTGGAGAACGGTGAGCGTCTTTCCAAGCGAGAAGTCATGGAGGCGTTGGACCGGGCTTACGGAACTGACCAACTGCTCGTCGGGCTGTGGAAACTGGCACGCCGTGAGACGTTCCCCGACCGCTACAAGAGGTTCATGTGGTACGAATCGATGGCCACCTTCATGCACAAGTACATGATGGTCATGCCCGGTCTGTTGCAGACCGAGGAGTATGCCCGGGCCGTACTGTCCTCCGCGCCGACTCCGGTCAACCCCGATGAGCTGGACGAACTGGTCGTCGCACGCATGGGCAGGCAGGAAATCCTGAGCCGCCCGGAACCGCCCAGTCTCCGGGTGATTCTCGACGAGTCGGTGCTTCGCCGGCCCTTGGCGGACGACGGCGCCTGGCAGCGGCAACTCGCGCACTTGGTCGAGCCCGGCGAGGCGCCGAACATCACCCTCCAGGTTCTCCCGCTCAATGCCGGAGTGCACGACTTGATGGGTGGCTCACTCTCGCTTCTGTGGATGGCGGACGGCGCCACCGTTGCCTACCTTGAGGGCAACAAGTCGGGCGTCCTGATCGAGGAGGCGGCAGAGGTGGCGCAGTACCGCCGTTCCTACGAGCAACTGCGGGACCTGGCGCTACAGCCGGGCGACTCAGTCACGTTCATCAAGCGGTTGTTGGAGGACAGCAGAGCATGA
- a CDS encoding DUF397 domain-containing protein, with amino-acid sequence MKKSIGPTAVQWRKSSHSNGGDGNCVEVADGFPEVVPVRDSKDPDGPVLIFTHEVWGAFVGGLKGSSRA; translated from the coding sequence ATGAAGAAAAGCATCGGTCCGACAGCCGTGCAGTGGCGAAAGAGCAGCCACAGCAACGGCGGGGACGGGAACTGCGTCGAGGTTGCCGACGGCTTCCCGGAGGTCGTTCCCGTACGTGACAGCAAGGACCCGGACGGTCCGGTGCTGATATTCACCCATGAGGTGTGGGGCGCCTTCGTCGGTGGGCTGAAGGGGAGCAGTCGCGCTTGA
- a CDS encoding precorrin-2 C(20)-methyltransferase has translation MTEQHTTPGRTAERSGAAPGRLYGVGLGPGDPNLMTLRAVEVIAAADVIAYHSARHGRSIARSIAERHIRPDHIEERLVYPVTTESTDHPDGYRGALNDFYTEAAARLAAHLDAGRTVAVLAEGDPLFYGSYQHMHQRLADRYETEVIPGVTSVSAAAARLGKPLCEADEVLTILPGTLPTEELTARLAATDAAVVMKLGRTFPSVHQALTDSGRLPEADYVERATMPGERTAPLSEVDPASVPYFSVAVVPSRIATPPPAPAAGSVVVVGTGPAGPLWLTPESRGALASATDLVGYTTYLDRVPVRPGQARHASDNKVESERAELALDLARRGRRVAVVSGGDPGIFAMATAVLEVAAQDPYRSVPVRVLPGVTAANAAAARAGAPLGHDYAVISLSDRLKPWEVIADRLRAAATADLAMALYNPGSRTRTWQVAKARALLLEHRSPDTPVVMARDVGGPTESVRVVPLAALAPEEVDMRTILLIGSSQTESVRRSPEDERETVWTPRRYPEK, from the coding sequence GTGACCGAGCAGCACACCACCCCCGGCCGCACGGCCGAGCGGTCCGGGGCCGCCCCGGGACGTCTGTACGGAGTCGGCCTCGGCCCCGGCGACCCCAACCTGATGACCCTGCGCGCCGTCGAGGTCATCGCCGCCGCCGACGTGATCGCCTACCACAGCGCCCGGCACGGCCGCTCGATCGCGCGCTCCATCGCCGAGCGGCACATCCGGCCCGACCACATCGAAGAGCGCCTGGTCTACCCGGTCACCACGGAGTCGACCGACCACCCCGACGGCTACCGCGGCGCCCTCAACGACTTCTACACCGAGGCCGCCGCCCGCCTCGCCGCCCACCTCGACGCGGGCCGCACCGTCGCCGTGCTCGCCGAGGGCGACCCGCTCTTCTACGGCTCGTACCAGCACATGCACCAGCGCCTGGCCGACCGCTACGAGACCGAGGTCATCCCCGGCGTCACGTCCGTCAGTGCGGCGGCGGCCCGCCTCGGCAAGCCCCTGTGCGAGGCGGACGAGGTGCTGACGATCCTCCCCGGCACCCTGCCGACCGAGGAACTCACCGCCCGCCTCGCCGCCACCGACGCCGCGGTCGTCATGAAGCTCGGCCGCACCTTCCCCTCCGTGCACCAGGCGCTCACCGACTCCGGCCGCCTGCCGGAGGCGGACTACGTCGAGCGCGCCACGATGCCGGGGGAGCGGACGGCACCGTTGTCGGAAGTGGACCCGGCCTCCGTCCCGTACTTCTCCGTCGCCGTGGTCCCCAGCCGCATCGCCACCCCGCCGCCCGCTCCGGCCGCCGGCTCGGTCGTGGTCGTCGGCACCGGCCCGGCCGGCCCCCTGTGGCTGACCCCGGAGTCCCGCGGTGCCCTGGCCTCCGCCACCGACCTGGTCGGCTACACCACCTACCTCGACCGCGTCCCCGTACGCCCCGGCCAGGCGCGCCACGCCTCCGACAACAAGGTCGAGTCCGAACGCGCCGAACTGGCCCTCGACCTGGCCCGCCGCGGCCGCCGGGTCGCGGTCGTCTCCGGCGGCGACCCGGGCATCTTCGCCATGGCGACAGCCGTCCTGGAAGTAGCCGCCCAAGACCCCTACCGCTCCGTCCCCGTACGCGTCCTCCCCGGCGTCACCGCCGCCAACGCGGCAGCCGCCCGCGCGGGCGCGCCCCTCGGCCACGACTACGCGGTGATCTCCCTCTCCGACCGCCTCAAGCCCTGGGAAGTCATCGCCGACCGCCTGCGCGCGGCCGCCACCGCCGACCTGGCGATGGCCCTCTACAACCCCGGCTCCCGCACCCGCACCTGGCAGGTGGCCAAGGCCCGCGCACTCCTCCTGGAACACCGCTCCCCCGACACCCCGGTGGTCATGGCCCGCGACGTGGGCGGCCCCACCGAATCCGTCCGCGTGGTCCCCCTGGCCGCCCTCGCCCCCGAGGAAGTCGACATGCGCACGATCCTCCTGATCGGCTCGTCCCAGACGGAGTCGGTACGGCGCAGCCCGGAGGACGAGCGCGAGACGGTGTGGACGCCGCGGCGGTATCCGGAGAAGTAA
- a CDS encoding precorrin-8X methylmutase — MSEFDYEKDGAEIYRQSFATIRAEADLAQLPEDVSRVAVRMIHACGMTDLVRDLAYSPRVVARAREALRDGAPILCDANMVASGVTRKRLPADNEVICTLADPSVPDLAKRMGTTRSAAALELWRDRLDGAVVAVGNAPTALFRLLEMIEEGAPRPAAVLGIPVGFIGAAESKDALVQHPSGLEHLVVRGRRGGSAMAAAAINAIASVEE; from the coding sequence GTGAGCGAGTTCGACTACGAGAAGGACGGGGCGGAGATCTACCGCCAGTCCTTCGCCACCATCCGCGCCGAGGCGGACCTCGCGCAGCTGCCCGAGGACGTCAGCCGGGTCGCCGTCCGGATGATCCACGCCTGCGGCATGACCGACCTCGTACGCGACCTGGCGTACTCCCCGCGGGTCGTCGCCCGCGCGCGCGAGGCGCTGCGCGACGGCGCCCCCATCCTCTGCGACGCCAACATGGTCGCCAGCGGCGTCACCCGCAAGCGGCTGCCCGCGGACAACGAGGTGATCTGCACCCTCGCCGACCCGTCCGTACCGGACCTGGCGAAGCGCATGGGCACCACCCGCAGCGCCGCCGCCCTCGAACTGTGGCGGGACCGCCTGGACGGTGCGGTGGTCGCCGTCGGCAACGCGCCCACCGCGCTGTTCCGCCTCCTGGAGATGATCGAGGAGGGCGCGCCCCGCCCGGCCGCCGTCCTCGGCATACCGGTCGGCTTCATCGGCGCGGCCGAGTCCAAGGACGCGCTGGTCCAGCACCCGTCCGGCCTGGAACACCTGGTGGTACGCGGGCGGCGCGGCGGCAGCGCGATGGCCGCGGCGGCGATCAACGCGATAGCGAGCGTGGAAGAGTGA
- the cobG gene encoding precorrin-3B synthase has product MPPTPAIPPHRDESLVRDGGDACAGGGRDARVRGCGDAVVRDVRDGAGADVSEGGGAVVPERGDAVVRDRGDAVVRDRDAPVPDRGDALVRDRGDACPGALRLHEAADGFLARLRLPAGLLTPSQALALADAADRLGDGHLSLTSRGNAELRGLAADSAAPLADLLRTAGLLPSDQHERVRNIVASPLAGLDGQGADGGAAVQDWARELDRLLCASATAPALSGRFLFALDDGRGDVAALGADVTLIAEAGGTALLRIGDDVEALRLPGCDAPRVALNAAEAFLAVAREAGNGAWRVRELPPGYGAATVRVHLRTQLAESCATAAPPAPTRPAPPRPGLVTTPDGTSATALSLLAPLGRLTSAHLRELAAIAARDGAGELRMTPWRGVVLPGLSAETAGTRLRDLAATGLVTDPASPWYGLGACTGRPGCAKSLADVRADAVAAVAAVTTGTAVPTAGGTDPLPVHWSGCARRCGHPHGAWVDVVATGDAYEVSVRGTRDGANAVTAVPAAEPGRLADAVATARAATRTPPAT; this is encoded by the coding sequence ATGCCGCCCACCCCCGCGATACCCCCGCATCGGGACGAATCCCTCGTACGGGACGGCGGTGACGCCTGCGCAGGGGGCGGCCGCGATGCCCGCGTGCGGGGCTGTGGTGACGCTGTCGTACGGGATGTACGGGACGGTGCGGGCGCTGACGTATCGGAGGGCGGCGGTGCCGTCGTGCCGGAGCGTGGCGATGCCGTCGTACGGGACCGTGGTGACGCCGTTGTACGGGACCGTGACGCCCCCGTGCCGGACCGCGGCGATGCCCTCGTACGGGACCGTGGTGACGCCTGTCCGGGAGCGCTGCGGCTGCACGAAGCGGCCGACGGTTTCCTGGCCCGGCTCCGCCTGCCCGCAGGGCTGCTGACGCCGTCTCAGGCGCTCGCTCTCGCCGATGCCGCCGACCGTCTCGGCGACGGCCACCTCTCCCTCACCTCCCGCGGCAACGCGGAGCTGCGCGGCCTCGCCGCCGACAGTGCCGCGCCCCTCGCCGACCTCCTGCGCACCGCCGGTCTCCTCCCCTCCGACCAACACGAACGCGTCCGCAACATCGTCGCGTCACCGCTCGCCGGACTGGACGGACAAGGCGCCGACGGCGGCGCCGCCGTCCAGGACTGGGCCCGTGAACTGGACCGCCTCCTGTGCGCGAGCGCCACGGCCCCCGCCCTCTCCGGCCGCTTCCTCTTCGCGCTGGACGACGGCCGCGGCGACGTGGCCGCGCTCGGCGCCGATGTGACGTTGATCGCAGAAGCGGGCGGTACGGCGCTGCTGCGCATCGGCGACGACGTGGAGGCGCTGCGGCTGCCCGGCTGCGACGCGCCGCGCGTGGCGCTGAACGCCGCGGAGGCGTTCCTCGCGGTCGCCCGGGAAGCGGGCAACGGGGCGTGGCGCGTACGGGAGCTGCCGCCCGGCTACGGGGCGGCGACGGTCCGCGTACATCTGCGTACGCAACTCGCGGAGTCCTGCGCGACCGCCGCGCCCCCGGCCCCCACCCGCCCGGCCCCGCCCCGGCCGGGCCTGGTCACCACCCCCGACGGCACTTCGGCCACCGCCCTCTCCCTCCTCGCCCCCCTCGGCCGCCTCACCAGCGCCCACCTGCGGGAACTGGCCGCCATCGCCGCCCGGGACGGGGCCGGCGAACTGCGTATGACACCCTGGCGCGGCGTGGTGCTGCCCGGCCTGTCCGCGGAGACGGCCGGTACCAGGCTGCGTGACCTGGCGGCGACCGGCCTGGTCACCGATCCCGCCTCCCCCTGGTACGGACTCGGCGCCTGCACCGGCCGCCCCGGCTGCGCCAAGTCCCTGGCCGACGTACGGGCGGACGCGGTGGCCGCGGTGGCCGCGGTGACAACGGGCACCGCCGTGCCCACTGCGGGCGGCACCGATCCGCTGCCCGTCCACTGGTCGGGCTGCGCGCGTCGCTGCGGCCACCCGCACGGCGCGTGGGTCGATGTCGTGGCCACCGGTGACGCCTACGAAGTGTCCGTACGGGGCACCCGCGACGGGGCGAACGCCGTGACCGCCGTCCCCGCGGCCGAACCCGGCCGCCTCGCCGACGCCGTCGCGACGGCCCGCGCGGCCACCCGTACGCCCCCCGCGACATGA